A genomic window from Sulfuricurvum sp. includes:
- a CDS encoding EAL domain-containing protein yields MRLINHCYSDHEHLSSFIETDIHSDKTIFIQIFSGTMDLLIIQSVLDLLHTKLPQAVIIGATTAGEIMDGIMSSNEIVIAFSLFDATDVSSYYFNHSNYECGLRVAKEIVNERTKACIVLSEGLKSDSESFLNGFTSVRNDVMIAGGNAGDDLKFSHTYIMKDNIIYDEGVVVVVLESDVLKVHNAYSLNWTSVGKEMTVTKADKNIVYEIDNRPVLEVYKHYLGSEVFKRGTTNTIEFPLIKIKDGIRIARDVIAKTDDDAFIYAGHFSLGEKVRFAIGNVDEILDHAVDVRDKIASAPVEATYIYSCSVRKLFFKEQLNYEFGLINDLAPTAGFFTFGEFFHSPLGNQLLNITTTTLSLSENSVLATEDSKQRDLIEHRNTMLKSLTHLVNVTQHELDDNIRFLDQYKMVLDESSVVSKTDAQGVITYVNDAFCEVSGFSREELIGKNHNMVRHPDTSPELFKDLWGTIQSGKIWKETFKNLSKRGETYHVKTVIAPIFDDEGMIVEYIAARVNVTELVTKEQIIQRQLQDTLSGLKNRTALLNDLEEYEGNDVSLVLINIDRFSNINDYFGYEVGDLLLKSFANRLRDTVLHEYVYRISGDEFAIICKDRIFNDELRDHVIEHLDKLENFKYFVSGYEHTLNVTCGVAHAIYSDVYNLAHMALKEAKEQRSKLIFFNDNTELSEKNRNNIWMISKIKSAIEEDRIIPYFQGILDHNTHTITKFEALIRLIEKDGTVLNPFWFLEHAKKSKLYNKLTQIMIKKTFAAFENNGYEFSLNLTLQDITNDETRSFLYETLEHSSASNRAVFEIVESEGIENFEEVAEFIKAVKAYGCKIAIDDFGTGYSNFSYLSKLDIDYIKIDGSLIKNITKDDDHLLTVESILFYSQRKKIQTIAEFVENKEIYLTLVSLGVDFSQGFLFATPQPTIEG; encoded by the coding sequence ATGCGATTAATTAATCATTGTTATAGTGATCACGAACATTTATCTTCATTTATCGAAACCGATATCCACTCCGACAAAACTATTTTTATTCAGATTTTTAGTGGAACCATGGATCTATTGATCATACAGTCGGTACTTGATTTATTGCACACCAAACTTCCTCAGGCTGTCATTATCGGTGCAACCACTGCGGGTGAGATTATGGATGGTATCATGAGTTCTAATGAAATTGTGATTGCATTTTCACTGTTTGATGCGACCGATGTTTCGAGTTATTATTTTAATCATTCTAATTATGAGTGCGGTCTCCGTGTCGCCAAAGAGATAGTGAATGAGCGTACAAAGGCATGTATTGTACTGAGTGAAGGGCTTAAAAGCGATTCCGAATCATTTTTAAATGGCTTTACATCGGTACGCAATGATGTAATGATTGCCGGGGGAAATGCGGGGGATGACCTAAAATTTAGTCATACCTATATTATGAAGGATAATATTATCTATGATGAGGGGGTTGTTGTCGTTGTTTTAGAGAGCGATGTCCTTAAAGTTCATAACGCCTATTCGCTCAACTGGACATCAGTCGGTAAAGAGATGACGGTGACCAAAGCAGATAAAAATATTGTATACGAGATAGATAATCGTCCTGTTTTAGAAGTGTATAAACATTATCTAGGGTCTGAAGTATTTAAGCGGGGGACGACTAATACGATTGAATTCCCACTCATTAAAATAAAAGACGGTATCCGTATTGCACGAGATGTTATTGCCAAAACTGACGATGATGCGTTTATCTATGCAGGTCATTTTAGTCTCGGTGAAAAAGTCCGTTTTGCTATCGGTAATGTCGATGAGATATTAGATCATGCGGTAGATGTCCGTGATAAGATAGCTTCTGCTCCCGTAGAAGCTACCTATATCTACTCTTGTTCGGTACGAAAACTTTTTTTTAAAGAACAGCTCAATTACGAATTCGGTCTTATCAATGATTTAGCCCCAACGGCAGGATTTTTTACGTTTGGAGAGTTTTTTCACTCTCCATTGGGTAATCAACTCCTCAATATTACCACCACAACCCTCTCTTTGAGTGAAAATTCTGTTTTAGCTACTGAAGATTCCAAACAACGAGACCTAATCGAGCATCGTAATACAATGTTAAAATCTTTGACCCATTTGGTCAATGTAACGCAACACGAATTGGATGACAATATCCGATTTTTGGATCAATACAAAATGGTGTTGGATGAGAGTTCGGTTGTCTCCAAAACAGATGCTCAAGGAGTGATAACTTATGTGAATGATGCGTTTTGCGAAGTTTCCGGTTTTTCAAGAGAAGAACTTATCGGTAAAAATCATAATATGGTACGTCATCCTGATACTTCACCTGAACTTTTTAAAGACCTTTGGGGGACGATACAAAGTGGGAAAATTTGGAAGGAAACGTTTAAAAATCTCTCTAAAAGAGGGGAGACCTACCATGTTAAAACGGTTATAGCGCCTATCTTTGATGATGAGGGGATGATTGTTGAGTATATTGCCGCGCGTGTCAATGTTACTGAATTAGTCACAAAAGAGCAAATTATTCAACGTCAACTTCAAGATACCTTGAGTGGGCTAAAAAATCGGACCGCTTTGTTAAATGATTTAGAAGAGTACGAGGGTAACGATGTCTCTTTAGTATTAATTAATATTGACCGTTTTTCAAATATTAATGACTATTTTGGTTACGAGGTAGGCGATTTGCTTCTAAAATCGTTTGCGAACCGCTTGCGTGATACGGTACTGCATGAGTATGTTTATCGTATCAGCGGAGATGAATTTGCGATTATTTGCAAAGATCGTATTTTTAACGACGAACTTCGAGATCACGTTATCGAACACCTCGATAAACTTGAAAATTTCAAATATTTTGTGTCAGGTTATGAGCACACCCTTAATGTCACCTGCGGTGTAGCACATGCTATCTATTCTGATGTCTATAATCTCGCCCATATGGCACTCAAAGAGGCAAAAGAACAACGCTCTAAATTGATTTTTTTTAATGATAATACCGAATTAAGTGAAAAAAATCGTAATAATATATGGATGATTTCAAAAATAAAATCGGCAATCGAAGAGGATCGTATCATTCCCTATTTTCAAGGAATTTTAGATCACAACACCCACACAATAACTAAATTTGAAGCACTTATCCGTTTGATAGAAAAAGACGGTACGGTATTAAACCCGTTTTGGTTTTTGGAGCATGCCAAAAAATCAAAACTCTATAACAAACTCACCCAAATTATGATCAAAAAAACGTTTGCTGCTTTTGAAAATAATGGGTATGAATTTTCACTCAATCTTACTTTGCAAGATATAACCAATGATGAGACACGAAGTTTCTTGTATGAAACGTTGGAGCACTCATCGGCATCAAACCGTGCCGTCTTTGAAATCGTTGAATCTGAGGGGATTGAGAATTTTGAAGAGGTAGCTGAATTTATCAAAGCGGTCAAAGCGTATGGATGCAAAATCGCTATTGATGATTTTGGTACAGGGTATTCAAATTTTAGCTATTTGAGTAAACTGGATATCGATTACATAAAAATAGACGGCTCTTTAATCAAAAACATTACAAAAGATGACGATCATCTCCTCACTGTAGAGAGTATATTATTTTATTCTCAAAGAAAAAAGATACAAACGATTGCCGAATTTGTCGAAAATAAAGAGATATATTTAACCCTCGTAAGCCTCGGTGTTGATTTCTCACAAGGGTTTCTATTTGCGACACCGCAACCGACAATCGAAGGGTAA
- the nifB gene encoding nitrogenase cofactor biosynthesis protein NifB, translated as MSCSSSGNESFMPEDIQAKIHNHPCYSEGAHHHYARIHVAVAPACNIQCNYCNRKYDCSNESRPGVTSERLSPEEAAKKVLLVGGEVQRMSVLGIAGPGDALANPKKTFETFGMVREFAPDLKLCLSTNGLELPNFIDEMVEYNIDHITVTINSVDETGEIGSQIYPWIFHNNKRIYGKEAAQILLENQLEGMKKCVEKGILIKANSVLIPGINDKHLQEVSKKLKEIGVFLHNIMPILSEPEFGTAFALAGVPSATDQQQMEVQEACGMDMKLMQHCRQCRADAVGLIGEDRGAEFTKDTFAGLSFEELQIKYDLEARQAAQAKIEEFRFFLDRANDRVRKEKEELSSTGVTILVAVTTAGEGMINMHFGSVKEFLIYEAGDKGIRFIHHRKVDTEYCAGPDGTNPLAPILEKLKDVQLVLTAKIGGCPQDDLKAAGIVADQSYAYEPIEISVLKASRKYFGMDENAEVN; from the coding sequence ATGAGTTGTTCCTCAAGCGGAAATGAATCTTTTATGCCCGAAGATATTCAAGCGAAGATACACAATCATCCATGTTATTCAGAGGGTGCACATCACCATTATGCACGTATTCACGTAGCGGTTGCCCCAGCGTGTAATATCCAATGTAACTACTGTAACCGCAAATACGACTGTTCAAACGAAAGCCGTCCGGGGGTTACGTCTGAGCGTCTTAGCCCTGAAGAAGCGGCGAAAAAAGTGCTTCTCGTCGGTGGTGAAGTACAACGTATGAGTGTACTCGGTATCGCAGGTCCGGGAGATGCGTTGGCGAATCCTAAAAAGACATTTGAGACATTCGGAATGGTGCGCGAGTTCGCACCCGATTTAAAACTGTGTCTCTCAACCAACGGTTTGGAATTGCCAAACTTTATCGATGAGATGGTGGAATACAACATCGATCATATCACCGTAACTATTAACAGTGTTGATGAAACGGGAGAAATTGGAAGTCAAATATATCCATGGATTTTCCATAATAACAAACGTATTTATGGGAAAGAAGCGGCACAAATCCTCCTCGAAAACCAACTCGAAGGGATGAAGAAATGTGTTGAAAAAGGGATTTTAATCAAAGCAAATTCTGTTTTAATCCCAGGTATCAACGATAAACATCTTCAAGAAGTTTCCAAAAAACTTAAAGAAATTGGTGTATTTTTGCACAATATCATGCCGATACTTTCTGAACCTGAATTTGGAACTGCTTTTGCCCTTGCAGGTGTACCGAGTGCTACAGATCAGCAACAAATGGAAGTACAAGAAGCGTGCGGAATGGATATGAAGCTCATGCAACATTGTCGTCAATGCCGCGCGGATGCAGTTGGACTTATCGGTGAAGACCGTGGTGCAGAGTTTACGAAAGATACTTTTGCAGGGCTAAGTTTCGAAGAGCTACAAATCAAATACGATCTCGAAGCACGTCAAGCAGCGCAAGCGAAAATCGAAGAGTTCCGTTTCTTTTTAGATCGTGCCAATGATCGTGTTCGCAAAGAGAAAGAAGAACTTAGCTCTACAGGTGTAACAATCCTCGTAGCGGTGACGACAGCGGGTGAGGGGATGATTAACATGCACTTCGGTAGTGTTAAAGAGTTCTTGATTTACGAAGCAGGGGATAAAGGTATCCGTTTTATCCATCACCGTAAAGTTGATACTGAGTATTGTGCGGGGCCAGATGGGACAAATCCTCTCGCTCCGATTCTGGAAAAGCTCAAAGACGTACAGTTGGTACTCACCGCAAAAATCGGTGGATGTCCGCAAGATGATCTCAAAGCAGCGGGTATCGTAGCTGATCAAAGCTATGCGTATGAGCCTATCGAGATTTCGGTACTCAAAGCGTCACGTAAATATTTCGGCATGGATGAAAACGCGGAAGTTAACTAA